The Nitrospiria bacterium DNA window CGGCCTTCAGCTCGCCGGCCTTCAGCCGTTCCTCGGCCGCAAGCCGGATTTTTTTCGAAAGGCTCCCGTGATGCGAGGCGACCGCGTCCTCTCCGAGAAGCTCGGAAAGCTGATGCGTCACCCGTTCGGACAGACGCCGCGTGTTCACAAAGATCAGCGTGCTGCGATGTTGCTCGATCAGCTCGGCCACACGCTCATAAACTTCCTTCCATTGCTCGTTCGAGCAGACGGCCGACAGCGGCGTCTTCGGCGTCTCGATCGCAAGGTCCAGCTCGCGCAGATGCCCGACGTCCACGATCGAGCAGTGCGGCTGACCCTTTTCATCCATATGTTTCGTCCCAACCAACAAGCGGGCCATCTCCTCGATCGGCCGCTGCGTGGCCGAAAGTCCGATCCGGACCGGCCGCCGCTCGCAGAGATGCTCCAACCGCTCGATGGACAGGGCCAGATGCGATCCCCGCTTGTCTCGCGCGACGGCATGGATTTCGTCAACGATCACGGTCTCAACCGTGCGGAGCATCTTCCGACTTTTCTCGGCTGTGAGCAGAAGATAGAGCGATTCGGGCGTCGTGACGAGAATGTGCGGCGGTCGGCGGGTCATCGCCTGCCGCTCCGAAGCGGGTGTGTCGCCCGTCCGGACGAGAACCCGGATCTCGGGAAAGGACAGGCCCTCGTGATGCGCCAGCGCCCGGATCTCGGAAAGCGGCCGTTGCAAGTTCCGCTGAACATCGTTGCTGAGGGCTTTGAGCGGCGAGACATACACGACGCGGGTTTGATCGGTCAACCTTCCCGCGGTCCCGTCGCGGACCAGCCGGTCGAGGCCTGCGAGAAACGCGGCCAGCGTCTTTCCCGATCCGGTGGGCGCGGCGATCAGCGTATCGCGGCCTTCCGCGATCGACGGCCAGCCGAGACGCTGTGCGTCGGTCGGGGCCGCAAAGCGCTGCGCGAACCATTTCGTAATGAGGGGATGAAAAGAGGGGTGAGACATAGAGTGATTATAACCCAGAGCGATGGCGGTCCCGCAACCGGAATCGGGAGAAGTTTACGCCCGTTGCTTCTTGAAAATCTCGGCGACGGTCCGGATCGTGTCGGCCTCGGCGGCCGATTTGTCCGGACGGAAACGTTTCACCCGCGCAAACCGAAGCGCCAGGCCGGCGGGATAGCGCGGCGATTCCTGGACGTCGCTGAAGGCGATCTCGACCACCAGCTCCGGGCGGACATGGACCGTCCAGTCGTCGCGGCCGATCTCCAATGCCAGAAGCTTTTCGGTCTGCCACTTCAGCATTTCGTCGGTGAGACCCTTGAAGGTCTTTCCCAGCATGACGAACCGCCCGCTTTCGGGATCCCGCGCGCCCAGATGAAGATTGGAAAGCCGGCCGGATCGTCGGCCGCTGCCCCACTCCGCCGCGAGAACCACCAGATCCAGCGTCTTCACGGGTTTGAGTTTCAGCCAATAAAACCCCCGCTGACCGGCGGTGTACGCTGCGTCCAGCGACTTGGCCATCACGCCCTCATGTCCGGCCTCCAACGCGCGCTTTAAAAATCGCTCCGCCGCCGCGCGGTCCTTCGTTACGACCCTCGGCATGACCGTCCCGTCGGGGATCGTCCCGGACAGGATTTCAAAACGCCGACGGTAGGGCACGGAAACCAGCGGCCCGTCGCCCTCGCGATAGAGACAGTCAAAGAAAAAAGAGGTTAGAGGAAGCTCCCGTCGGATGGACGCGACGTCTTTGATCCGTCCGAACCGCCGCATTGTAATCTGGAACGGCTGTGGCCGCCCGTCCGGCCGGAGCGCGATCGCCTCCCCCTCCAGAACGATCCCGCCGACCGGCAACGCTCGGGTCCATTCGACCACTTCGGGCAGCCGTTCCGTGACGTCTTGGAGTTGCCGGGTAAAGATCCGGACTTCCTCCCCCTTTTTATGGACCTGGATTCGCGCGCCGTCCAGCTTGAACTCGAAGGCGGCCTCGCAAAGCCGTTCCAGCGCCGCTCCGACGTCCTCGGCCGTGTTGGCCAGCATCGGGGCCACCGGAGAGAAAATCCGGAAGGCGATGCGGGACAGTCCGAATGAACCCTCTTCCAACGCGACGCGGGCGATCGTGCCGATGTCGTTTGAAAACATCATGGCCTGCCGGACGTCGGATGAGGAAAGGCCGGAGGCCTTGGCGATCGCTTCCAGCAGAAGGCCTTCCAAGGCCCCCTGTCGGAGCTCGCCGATTAACAGACGCGACAGGAACCGCCGCTCCTCGACATGAGCCCGCTCGAAAAGCGACCGCAGCGTCGCGCTCTTCCGTTCATTCGAGCCGGGGCCCTGATCGGAGGCGATCCGGCTCAAGACCTGATCGATATCCGCCAGCGTCAGCGAGGCGCCCGTCGGGGACGTTTCGACCATCGCCGACTCGATCAATTTCCATCCGACGCCGATTTTCCCCCGGGGGAGACGGCCGCAGAGGTAAAGAGCCGCCAACTCCGTTTCCGCGCCGTGCGTCCGCTTGAGGAAGTCGGCCAGAAGCGCGATCTTCTCATTCTTTCCGGAAACGGATTGAACGCGGGCGATCCGTTCAACTAATTGAGCCAATTCCATGGCACTACTATAAATCGGTGTCGGATCTTTTACAATCGTTTGGACAAATACGGCTATGCTTCCGCAATGATTTGCCACAAGGCGGTTCAATGCCTTATGATAAAGATTCCGTATTGTCTTATTCGAAGCGAGAAGCGATGGAAACCCAGCTCACGGATCTTTCCCAGTTGAAGATCACCCATCACGATGACGGACGTCGGCCCGTTCCCCGGAGGGGGCCCGGGAAGGCCGGATGGATCGCGGTTGCGGTCGCCCTGATCATCGTATCCGTCTTCGCCTCCCGTTTACTCGTCGCCCCGCCGGCCGCGGTCGAGGTGGCGATCGTTTCGACGGTGAATCCGGATCAGCCTACCGTGGTTTTGATCGCCACCGGCTATGCCGTCGCGCAGCGGCGGGCGGCCGTCGCCTCCAAAGGAACCGGCCGTCTGGTGGAATTGAATGTGCGGGAGGGCGACCGGATCAAAAAAGGAGCCGTGATCGGCCGTTTGGAGAGCGCCGACATGTCCGCGGTGCTCGCCCGGGCACAGGCCAACCGGAATGTGGCCGAGTCGGTGCTGGACGAAGCCAGGGCCGAGCTGACCGATGCAACGCTTTCCTACGAACGGAAAAAAAGCCTCATCGCGTCCGGGATGATCCCGCAGGCCGATTTCGAGTCGGCCGAGGCCCGGTATCGCCGCGCGCTGGCCGTCGTCGCTTCGGGCGAAGCCGGGGTGAAGGCGGCCGGGGCCGCGGTACGGTCGGCCGAGGTGGATCTCGAGAACACGATCATCCGCGCGCCGTTCGACGGAACGGTCCTGACCAAAAACGCGGACGTGGGCGAGGTGGTCGCCCCGTTTGGCTCGGCCGTATCGGCCAAGGCGGCCGTCGTCACGATGGCCGATATGGATTCCTTGGAGGTCGAGGCGGACGTTTCGGAATCGACCATCGAAAAGATCCGCGTGGGCCAACGCTGCGAGATCACCCTCGACGCCTACCCGGAAACGAAATACGACGGGATCGTCGAGGCCGTCGTGCCCACCGTAGACCGCGCCAAGGCGACGGTCCTGACCAAAGTCCGGTTCTTAAACAGGGACGACCGCGTCCTGCCCGAGATGAGCGCACGGGTGGCCTTTCTCTCCGGACCCGCGTCGGTGGCGAATCAGAGGCCCGTCATCGCGGTCCCCCCGTCGGCGGTCGTCGCACGGGGCGAACGGCGCATCGTCTTTGCTGTCCGGGGCGACCGCGCGGAGGAGAAACCGGTCGAAGCGGGGGGCGCGGTGGGGAATCTGGTCGAGATTCAAAGCGGCCTCCAGCCCGGCGATCGCGTCGTCCTGAATCCGCCCGAAGGACTTCACGGCGGGGATCGAATACGGATCAAAACCCCGTAAGGATCGTCCGTGTCCGAACCCCTGATCGAGCTGACGCAGGTTTATAAGTCCTACCGGCGGGAGCGCCTCGAAATCCCCGTCCTTCAGAACATATCCCTGACCGTCCCCGAAGGCGAATTTCTGGCGCTGATGGGTCCTTCCGGTTCAGGGAAAACCACGCTTCTGAATCTGATCGCCGGAATCGACCGGCCCGACCGCGGGATGATCCGTGTGGCCGGAACCGAAATCGGCTCGCTGGGGGAATCCGAACTGGCCCGGTGGCGATCCCGCCATATCGGATTCGTTTTTCAGTTATACAATCTTATTCCGGTGCTCACGGCCCTCGAAAATGTGGAACTGCCGTTGTTGCTGACGCCGCTCTCCAGGCGGGAGCGCCGGGAGCACGCCGAGCTGGCCTTAAGCGTCGTCGGGCTTTCGGACCGGATGCGGCACTCCCCCCGTCAGCTTTCCGGCGGACAGGAGCAGCGCGTGGCGATCGCGCGCGCCATCGTGACCGACCCCACGCTTCTGGTGGCGGACGAGCCGACGGGAGATCTGGACAAGACCTCGGCGCAAGAGGTCATGGACCTTCTGGGACGGCTGAACACGGATTTCTCCAAAACGATCGTGATGGTGACACACGATCCGCGCGCGGCGGAGAAGGCCCGGACCGTGAGGAATTTGGACAAGGGGGTCTTGATTTGACGCCATGCAACTCATTCATTTGATCCTCAAGAACCTGTTCCGCCACAAGCTCCGGACGATTCTGACCGTCCTCGGGATCGCGATCGCGATCCTGGCCTTCGGCATGATACGGACCGTGATCGCGATGTGGTATTCCGGCATCGAGGCCTCCTCCCCGAACCGCTTGATCGCCCGGAACGCCATCTCGCTGATCTTCCCCCTTCCGATCGCCTACCGGAACGCGATCGTGGCGGTTCCGGGCGTGTCCGTGGTTTCCTACGCCCAGTGGTTCGGAGGAATCTACATTGACGAAAAACATTCCCAATTCCCGCAGATCGCGGTGGACGCGGCCACTTGGTTCGACGTGGCTCCGGAGAACCGGATTTCGGAGAGCGAGAAGGCCGCCTTCCTACGGGAGCGGAACGCCGCCGTCGTGGGC harbors:
- a CDS encoding ATP-dependent DNA ligase, whose protein sequence is MELAQLVERIARVQSVSGKNEKIALLADFLKRTHGAETELAALYLCGRLPRGKIGVGWKLIESAMVETSPTGASLTLADIDQVLSRIASDQGPGSNERKSATLRSLFERAHVEERRFLSRLLIGELRQGALEGLLLEAIAKASGLSSSDVRQAMMFSNDIGTIARVALEEGSFGLSRIAFRIFSPVAPMLANTAEDVGAALERLCEAAFEFKLDGARIQVHKKGEEVRIFTRQLQDVTERLPEVVEWTRALPVGGIVLEGEAIALRPDGRPQPFQITMRRFGRIKDVASIRRELPLTSFFFDCLYREGDGPLVSVPYRRRFEILSGTIPDGTVMPRVVTKDRAAAERFLKRALEAGHEGVMAKSLDAAYTAGQRGFYWLKLKPVKTLDLVVLAAEWGSGRRSGRLSNLHLGARDPESGRFVMLGKTFKGLTDEMLKWQTEKLLALEIGRDDWTVHVRPELVVEIAFSDVQESPRYPAGLALRFARVKRFRPDKSAAEADTIRTVAEIFKKQRA
- a CDS encoding efflux RND transporter periplasmic adaptor subunit, which translates into the protein MPYDKDSVLSYSKREAMETQLTDLSQLKITHHDDGRRPVPRRGPGKAGWIAVAVALIIVSVFASRLLVAPPAAVEVAIVSTVNPDQPTVVLIATGYAVAQRRAAVASKGTGRLVELNVREGDRIKKGAVIGRLESADMSAVLARAQANRNVAESVLDEARAELTDATLSYERKKSLIASGMIPQADFESAEARYRRALAVVASGEAGVKAAGAAVRSAEVDLENTIIRAPFDGTVLTKNADVGEVVAPFGSAVSAKAAVVTMADMDSLEVEADVSESTIEKIRVGQRCEITLDAYPETKYDGIVEAVVPTVDRAKATVLTKVRFLNRDDRVLPEMSARVAFLSGPASVANQRPVIAVPPSAVVARGERRIVFAVRGDRAEEKPVEAGGAVGNLVEIQSGLQPGDRVVLNPPEGLHGGDRIRIKTP
- a CDS encoding ABC transporter ATP-binding protein, with product MSEPLIELTQVYKSYRRERLEIPVLQNISLTVPEGEFLALMGPSGSGKTTLLNLIAGIDRPDRGMIRVAGTEIGSLGESELARWRSRHIGFVFQLYNLIPVLTALENVELPLLLTPLSRRERREHAELALSVVGLSDRMRHSPRQLSGGQEQRVAIARAIVTDPTLLVADEPTGDLDKTSAQEVMDLLGRLNTDFSKTIVMVTHDPRAAEKARTVRNLDKGVLI